CTGCGCGACGATCAGCTCGATGTTGTGGGGGTTCCGGATGCCGAGACCCGAGCCGATCGGCGCGCCGAGCGGCATCACCGCCGCGCAGCCGATCTCCTCCAGCTTTCGGGCGGTGACGGGATCGTCGTTCGTGTAGGGAAGGACGCGGAAGCCGCGGTCGACGAGGATCCGTGCCGCCTCGAGCAGCGCCGTGACGTCGGGGAGCAGGGTCCTCTCGTCCGCGATCACCTCGAGCTTGACGAGGTCGGTTCCGAGCGCCTCCCGCGCCAGCTCGGCGGTCAGCACCGCATCCTGCGCCGTGTAACACCCGGCGGTGTTGGGCAGCACGTGAATCCCGCGCTCGCGTAGCAGCTCGTACAGCCCCTCACCCGGCTGGACGCGCCTCACCGCCACGGTCACCATGTCGGCGCCGCTCTCATCGAGCGCGGCGACGAGCTCCTCCCGGGAACGGTAGCGCCCCGTCCCCAGAACGAGACGCGAGCGCAG
This genomic stretch from Acidobacteriota bacterium harbors:
- a CDS encoding thiazole synthase, giving the protein MAESDRSSEDRWTLAGVELRSRLVLGTGRYRSREELVAALDESGADMVTVAVRRVQPGEGLYELLRERGIHVLPNTAGCYTAQDAVLTAELAREALGTDLVKLEVIADERTLLPDVTALLEAARILVDRGFRVLPYTNDDPVTARKLEEIGCAAVMPLGAPIGSGLGIRNPHNIELIVAQAGVPVVVDAGVGTASDVAIAFELGCDGVLVNTAVAQAGKPGLMARAMRHAAIAGRAAFLAGRIPRRGYAQPSSPMEGRVSSGHASS